One Penaeus vannamei isolate JL-2024 chromosome 38, ASM4276789v1, whole genome shotgun sequence genomic window, tatatatattatatgtatgtatgtatgtatatgtatgtatgtatatgtgtgtgtatgtatttatgtatgtacgtatgtgtgggtatatatatatataaatgtatatatttatgtatacatatatatatgtatatatatacatacacacgtgtgtgtgtgtgtatgtgtgtgtgtgtatgtgtgtgtgtgtgtgtgtgtgtgtgtgtgtgtgtgtgtgtacacttacacatacacagtgaTAATTTTTTagggtacgtatgtatgtatgtatgtatatacatacatacacatgtgtgtgcatatatatatatatatatatatatatatatatatatatacatatatatatgtaatatatatatatatgtatatatgtatacacacaaacacacacacgcgcgcgcgcgcacacacacacacacacacagtgtgtgaaTCCCGCTGTATTTACGGGATTCACGCAAATAGTAATTATCAGACACCCAAAAATGTTTCCCATGCCCCGTTAAAGGCACAGGAAATTGATATCTAGTGCTAAATAATAAATATGCTGCGTATAACGCAAATGGATATTTGAGCTGCATCGTGAAAGAACTTACTTCGAATCTTGcagtataattatttcaatatttcCGTTATTATCGCTTCGGaatggtgggatggggggggtgcgAGCAAGGTCTTCATTAGAACTCTAATAGGCCTTGTTTCCAAGAGCGCGTTTGTTTCGCGGAGAACTGGATCGAGTTCATCGAACTGCGTGTTAAATATACACTTTGTTTTCGTCGAGTCACTGATATGGTTCACTGGTCTTCATGACGTGATTTAAAAGCGGTTTTCATTGGCCATCATGTCGACAGATCCGGTTTCACATCCACACATATTTGCAGATATCGTTtgtttccgtatatatatatatatatatatatatatatatatatatatatatatatatatatatgatatatatattatatatatgtatatatatatatttatttatatatatagtcatgagATATAGGGCTATATGTGTTTTTACCAAAAAACAattatattgtttggtttgcccgggggacccatcatgtgtgtatgggtaatgtggtccatggggcatgcaatggttcagttcagggaAAATTTTAAGTCCTTCAATAATGTACAAGGTCGACACTGAGTCAGATGAATGAATATGAGGACTCGATCCGAGACAGCCTCCATTTTCGGACAGAGCCcggtcctgttaattaggaccgATTCCTGGAGTTAGAGTTGTGGGGAAATTTCCAacaactcgaccaccaagccataccattcttccaccaacactacttgatattatttttttattcttttgtttggaAAGACAAGCAATATAGATTTGCCTTTTCGATcggctgctttctctctctctctctcactcttttttctctttttctgtctctctctgtctctctttcttttcttctttctccctgcaGTGAATTCTTTGTCATGGGCACACtcccctccaatgcagccagggtgtTCTGCTTACACACAAATTTCCTAATTTCTTGAGTCCATTTAAATTTCTAGTCAAATACCTCTCCAGTACTGTCAATTACGGTCATTTCAGATCAACTTAAAATTCCATGTGACTGGGGTGGAAACAGAAAAACTTGAGagaaataatggaagagaaaGCACGTAAATTGCCACCtttgtctcataaatcataatgtctcccattctttctctctctttgttttcaccaTCTTTCCAGTTATCAGCCAattgttacatctcacccaactcactgccactcactatgttgacaaggagccatgcagacaaaaccatgcaAGTTGACAAAGAGTCTGTACATTTACCAgtctactgagagagagagacatcagtcataacgagcgaggaagagaaagagagacaggaggaacttgTGATGACTTCCCTATTGGATCCAATACTCTTGTGGTCATAGGGCCAAGACCGCACACAGGTaatgggttggtgttttagcTGAAAGGGGGAAGTTTGCTGcagaagagaaggtgaaaaatgatttttttctttttcgtaaaaattttcctgaactgaaccattgcatgccCCATGGACCACATTGCTTGTACACTCCATGATGGGTCTCCAGGCAAACCAAACAACATCATTGTCTTTggtaaaaaatatcaatcattttgttattctgtaatcgGGGCTGTGAACTGTAAAGTCATATGTATTACAATGGCTGAATATATGTGGGTAAAAGGAAAGGATGACCACTCAAACATCTATATGAGCAGATTTCACTGGACAATCAGCCTAGTCGTTGTGACCCTAGGACGTCGATTAAACCATCCCTTTTGgactgctacatttttttttatttggtctaTGGCCTACAAAATTGACTAAAAACTATATCTAATTTAATTACTCTGATCAACTGCAAATTTAAGACACTGATGATGGTTGTGGATAACTAGTGAACTGCACTGCAGTCACTGAAGCCAGAGGGAAGGTGTCCCGCCTACCAGGGGAGTTTTACGTTTTTGGCAGAAACTCGACCACATATTATacaagtataaaaaaataaaaaaaataaagaaatattattttttacaaaGAACAGACTCAGAGATTGGAacataggtaataatgataattatcagttagccagtgttttttttttttcaaagtagtAGGATTTTTTCAGTCATTTATTTGAAGGTAGGTGTCGTACACAATCACTTTACTGAAAAATTAGATAAGTTCTGTTCAAAAGAAGGATGGGTAAATGGTTAACATGAAACTACACAAAGGTTTTTAAAAAGTGCACACTACATGATTGAACATACAGTAAAAATGTTTACAATAATGATCTttattcaaagagagagaaagaaatgttttCGTCTCCTATGCTATTATGCTATTGCCGCACAAATTACAAATTGGGACAGTTACTATAGTTGCACTGCAGTTAATGTAGGATGTTTTTGTGTGGGAGCACTGGATCAGTTTGCACGTGCAAGTGCTGTGTTGTATGTGGTATGTgtgaactctttctctctctctctatctctctttctctcactcttctccctctctatctctctatctctctttctctctctctctctctctatcagtataGTCCTGCAGCTGCAGGACTTAAATTGATTCAGGCGTGATGTGATTGATTGAGTTGTCGCGGTCGGTTCGGGGGTGTGGGATTAGTGGGCCGTTTAAGGGGCAGTGTGGAGGGGGGAGATCACCCGTGAacatgctaatagtaatgataataatagtaataataatatgggaggctgataataacaacaacaataataataatagcaataataataataattgggttAAGGGTACAAGTGACTGGAAACCTTCCTGGTCCCAGAGTTTCATCTTCCTAGCCTTTTGTAAAGTATATATTTTGAGTGTTTAaaacataaaaattaaaattttggcGCGTTGCCAAAATGCTCAGAGGTCGCCTGCCCCAAGAAAACACACACCTCTATAAAAGCTTTTGCATGTATGGTCAAtcatctctctatttccattctcgagatattttgtttccaaATTTGTCgtacacctatatgtatgtatgtatgtatataagtcccTATTACGGTCGAGTGGGAacccccttgtatctcggcttctcttgggccgattccaatgaaactgCTCTTGAACATTGGCCCAATCTAGGTTTTAGAACCCCAAGTTTTCATGTTCCTGCCTagtctagaacccttttttctaagaACACTTAGGACCCGCtaagttcttggatctgactttttgtagttttttttttttttttttttttttttttttttgctatatggctactgtttgggagtggatatgagttaggTTTAAGTTGATTTGAGtgaattggggggaaggggaggaggtttgggttaggGGGTTCCCGGGGCATTCCCAGTGCAGTGATACtagatgtgtatataagtatatgtgtatgtttatatataagtatacgtgtgtgtgtgtgtatatagatatatatatatagtatatatatatatatatatatatatatatatatatatatatatacacacaggtacatagatagatatacatatacatatttacgtacatatacatatttgtgtatgtatatatgatatatatatatatatataaatgtatgtatatatataaatatatatatagatatatgcatgcagatatatatatatatatatatatataatattatactatatatatatatatatatatatatatatatatatatatatattatatatatatatatgtatatgtatgtatatataaatatatatatagatatatgcatgcagatatatatatagtatatatatatatatatatatatatatataatatatatatatagagagagagagagttaggtatcttatatattttgtatatctacACGCGCTCATACATAATGACACccgcatccatccacccacccgcacacCTCATATGTTCGTTCATGATTAAGTCTTCTGCTTGGGTGTGAGCTTGGAATAAAAAGGACCTTGTAGTTCATGATGCGagctgattttttgtttttttaatccaaAATGTTGAAAAAACGAACATATTTTATTGCTTCCCTAAGAGGTCtatctgagattttttttttctagagaaGAGTATCGGTAACGCAAAAATTTGTTATCGTTTCTTGCAAAATAATTCTTCATTGTATTTGGTCCATGTCAAGTTCAATAAAATCACTGTTGATGCCATTTCTCGTTTGccgtgttgtatatatatatatatatatatatatacatatatatatatatatatatatatatatatatatatatatatatatatatatacatatatatatgtgtatatatatatatatatatatatatatatatatatatatatatatatagagagagagagagagagagagagagagagagagagagagaggagagagagagaggtatctgACGCTTTTTGGTTTGATCCTCATCGGAAAGACGTGTATTTCTGATAGAGATGCGATCTAAACCTGCCAAATGCATTTTGCCCTGTAaaggtattcgttctcattcgtatCTTTTCTACATGTATTTGAGAAATGTATTGTTGATTGAGCGTTTTAGAATATACGGTGGACTAAAAAATCCTTCGTGAGATGaacatatttattacatattttcagTTAAGTATGCCATTagtttttaataaaaaataacacattcGATAGACTAACAATACATAAACAACATGCACAgagttaagagaaagaaaaatctgtTAAAATACATGTCTAAATGAGGTAGATAACCTAATCAAAGTCATAGGTCATACCAGTTCATGAGTGTGTACATtttgtgcatataaatgtgtgtgtatctgcaatgtgtatataggtatgtgtatgtgtaatatatatatatatatatatatatatatatatatatatatatatatatatatatatatatatatatatatacatatatatatatacaatgggcACTTTCTGGAATAATTTACATTGCATTTTGATTACAGATTATATATACCTTTCTAAAACAATTACATCATCTAAGTGGTCATGTCTTCACTTTGTACTAATACTGATTTCCTTGACTGTAAAGCATTACTGAAAGACAGCAATTTTGTCCGACTAAATGTGGCCCTAATTTCTCTTGATTTCTAATTAATGTGCTGTGCAAAGATCGAAATCCATGCAGTCCAGTATCCAGTTGTTTTAACATACAAAAAAACTgccgtttttctttttaatgaaacgtgtatgtgagtgtgtgagtgagtgtgtgtgtgtgtgtgtgtgtgtgtgtgtgtgtgtgtgtgtgtgtgtgtgtgtgtgtgtgtgtgtgtgtgtgtgtgtgtgtgttatgctatAGAATGTAAATGCATAACTTAAATTATTCAAGTGTGCCAACAAACGGttctttaaatatttaaataagacaaataaatcTAACAGCAGCATTGTATCATAAATATTGTGATGATTAAATGAACCCACACCAGTGTTTCGCATCCCAAACGAGAACATAAGTCAAGTATTCAAACAAAGCCAATACACAACATATAAGACGGCCTGTTGTCGCCGCTTTtgtcaacaaaaataacatcggAGACTAGATtttctttgttataattttttcttttgctataaTTCCTCGTTCAACTTGTAAACCAACGTTATGTGTATAACATTTCCCACCCGCAATGCTACAGAATACATCCCAAAGAATGCACTCGTTTGTAAGATCACTGTTGACCGGCCTTGCTTGATCAAGAAGGCTAGAGTTTCGGTGCATAGTTCCCCCTCAAGCTCCTGGCAGTTGACAGACAGGGAGGAAACGTTCATTTACACAGGTACATGAGGATCATCGCTTGTGCCAAGAGTGACAGGTGGGCGCAGGACGGCGCTCCGCTCACCCCCGAAAGCCCCGAAACCCCACCGACTTGGAGCGGTTGCCGGCGTGGCGAGCGCAGGGCCCGATGTTCGTAAGGAAGCCGATCATGCAGTGCATCCCGGAGCTGGTCTCGAACACGACTCTGCTCACCTCACTCTCGGGCAACAAGAAGCCATGCGAGCCAGTGTCGGGGAGCTCTATCGTGTACGAAAAAGGGACTTGCATAGCGCCGTAGGCCCAGTCGTCAGAGGCCCCGGAGGCCAGGCCGTACAGAGGCCCTGAACCCCCGATCTCGTATTCAGTTCTGCCTCCTGAAGCGGCCTTGACGCCCTCGTTGAACTTCCTCGCCAGGCGGCTGAGTTGCTTGACATTGGCGGGCGGGTCCCTCGTCCAGCCCCAAGGGTACAGCACCGTCTGCCCGAAACTGTGGAAAGTGATGAAGACGTCGATGTCCCTCACACTCTGCATTGCTCTGCCGAGGCCAACCGTCTCCGGCTCGCTGAAAGGCTCTTTTCCTTTGAATGTCTCGCTACAAGGGTTGCCGGATGCCCCAACGCCCCACTTGAGGTTCCAGTTTCGGTTGAGATCGACGCCCTTGCAGCGAGCGCTCGGGCCGTTTTGGCTGCGGTTCTTCCGCCAAAGTCTGTTCGGGAGAAAGCGTGAAATGAACCATATGTACTCAATTCACGTTACAAAATTGATAATTATCTGCAAATATTTGGATTCGATACACTGACAACAAATATTGTATACCAAACTGATACATGGTCAATAGCTAGTCGTTTTTGGCCAGCAGTTAACACTGGCACACCGGACGTGCCTATAGTGCAACTACCTTGCTCTGGGTGACGAAAAGGAGTAGGCGTAGCCGTCGGGGTTGGCGACGGGCACGAAGTACCACTCAGTGACCTTCAAGATGTCCCGCCACTCAGGACTGACTGCCACCTGATGCATCAGGTACGTGGTCACGGCGGGGGAGATCCATTCCCTGGCATGGATACCTGAGGACGTATTTATCACAGTTAGATGCATTGATTTCTTATTCTATATTTACTACATAAAAAAAACTCCCTCTATTGTCAATAATCCCTTactatagatagctatatatacgcAAGTAAATGaaacaataagtaaatataaaagtaGATCCAATGAGACGCGAGTCCCCCATCCCAGTGCCTGCGGCCAGACTCGAGCGCCGACACTCGCCTCCCTCGATCCAGATCTTCTTCTTGGGTCCTGGCGTGGTAGGGTCGGTGATCCTCACGAGCCTGACCTCGCGGCCCTCAAGAGTCCTGGCCACCGTCGCCATCTGCACGAGGTTGCCCGCGGTGGAGTTGAGCCATTCCTCGAAGCGCTCGATGTCTTCCAGGTCATGGAATGACGTCCAGTCCATTTGCTCTGTAGACGAAGAGGATATAGTTTACTGACGGAAATTGGTGGAGTTGTGTTGTATGGTCACGCCTTCCGCTGTTATATAATAGTCAGAAATATTTCAGTCACATTTAGGCATTTAttggaattgaaaaaaatatatttatttttgcattGGCACACTGGTGTCTAACTGTGTGCCGAACGGAACTGTAATATCCTTTTAAGAGAAAAATACATCCGGTaatttacataaaatatatgaatttgtcgctttctctttctctcttatttcacattgtaatgtgtgtatgtacatatgcatacacatatgtatacatgcataaatatactggtgtgtgtgtgtgttcgtgtgtgtgtgtgtgtgttggtatgttatatgtttgtacatacgtatgtatgtatctgtttatctatttatctatctatccatttacatgcataaacacacacacatgcacgcacacaaacacacacacgcacacacacacacacacacacacacacacacacacacatatatatatatatatatatatatatatatatatatatatatatatatatatgtgtgtgtgtgtgtgtgtgtgtgtgtgtgtgtgtgtgtgtgtgtgtgtgtgtgtgtgtgtgtgtgtgtgtgtgcatatatgtatgtgtgtatctatctatctatatacatacaggtgtgtgtgtgtgtgtgtgtgtgtgtgtgtgtgtgtgtgtgtgtgtgtgtgtgtgtgtgtgtgtgtgtgtgtgcgtgcgtgcgtgcgtgcgtgcgtgcgtgcgtgcgtgcgtgcgtgcgtgcatgcgttcgtgtgcatgtgcgtgcgtgcgtgtgcatgtgcgtgtgcgtgcgtgcgtgtgcaggtgcgtgtgcgtgcgtgcgtgtgcgagtatgcgttcgtgtgtgtatgcaaagTAAAGTGACACGTGAGTTCCTTTGCGTGTCTCAAATGCCACTGAAAATTCAGTTAACCGCAGCCCGAATCGTCGGCCCGTGAGCACGAGCGCCGCCCCCGCTCGCCCGCCTCACCTGACTcgcgcttcttcctcctcttcgcctgcatgtgcgccctctcctcctccaccaacgccAGGACATCCGGGACTTCAACGCTGTGCTTGAGGTTGGCCTCGTCCAGAGCTCTCGCCACGCGGCTCTTGGCCTCCGCCTCAACCAAAACCTGCCAATCAACGTATATTCTATCACAAtgcaaagaaataagaaaagtacATATGTATTCCCATCAGTGAGCATATATTCAAGTCAAAATCACTAATGGCTGTTGGGTCGCATCGCCCTTACCTACCTTGGTGTGGGATGCTGTGTGACCCCAAACGTCTACATTTCCCTCATCTGCCAGCGCCCTCACCGCTATGTGATGCCCCGGGGCTTCAACGCGCCACATCTGCCAAAAGAAAGCTCTGAATGCATCGTAGTTACAGTGCGCATGCTATATTCAACTTCCTTTTGAATATGCATGATGCCTGCTCGTGGAACTGACACTGATTCTTTATTCGATATAAGGGTGATATATTAAAAATTAAAGATGTGGGCATTTTGTATTTAATGGCCATATGCTTAAAGAAACTGTGTAATGCACATTATTTCTTAacaattttcttatgctagaatCTTCACGATTGTAGGTAGTCTTAACATAAGTTAAGGGCTGTCAGTTCCAAAAATATAATGGTCTTATCctcttgcgtttttttctttctttctttctttctttttgtggggTGGAGGGTACCAGTTGATTTTTAAGGTATTATTTCTTAGTAAaggattttgtgcttcaaagagtgGATTTCATAATTTCTAAAGCAGACGACTGTAAAATACGTTCTGCAGCGCAAAATGCATTTTTCATGCAATCACGTGTTAGGGCAAGTGACAAGAGAAGGCGCTCCTGCATGATGAGGTTAGGCATGGGGGGAGGGAGCTTGCGGTACTGTTGCCaaggagcctctctctctctctctctctctctctctctctctctctctctctctctctctctctctctctctctctctctctctctctctcctccctctctctctctctctctctctctctctctctctctctctctctctctctctctctctctctctctctctctctctctctctctctctcctctctcctctctccccctctccctctcctctctctccctctctccctctcttccctctcccctctctccctctctcccttctccctctcctccctctctccctctctctcctctctcctctccccctctccccctctccccctctccccttctccccctctccccctccatccatccatccatccatccatccatccatcctctctctccatccctctctctctctctctcctctctttcttctctctctctctctctctctctccctctctctctctcctctctctctctctcctctctctctctctctctctctctctctctctctctctctctctctctctctctctctctctctctctctctctctttctctctctcttctctctctctctctctctctctctctctctctctctctctctctctctctctctctctctctctctctctctctctctctctctctctctctcttctctctccctctctctctctctcctctctctctctctctctctctctctctctctctctctctctctctctctctctctctctctctctctctctctctctctctctctctccttctctctctctttctctctccttctctctctccttctctctctccttctctctctccttctctctctccttctctctctccttctctctccttctctctccttctctctccttctctctccttctctctccttctctctccttctctctctctctctctccttctctctctctccttctctctctctctcctctctctctccttctctctctctccttctctctctctccttctctctctctccttctctctctcctctctctccttctctctctctccttctctctctctccttctctctctctccttctctctctctccttctctctctctccttctctctctctccttctctctctctccttctctctctctccttctctctctctccttctctctctctccttctctctctctccttctctctctctccttctctctctctccttccctccctccttccctccctccttccctccctcctttttcttctctctctctatctatcaatctctatctctctctatgtgtgtatatatatatatatatatatatatatatatatatatatatatatatatatat contains:
- the LOC113807612 gene encoding carboxypeptidase B yields the protein MWTIILIASFAVLGASADVGPEMWRVEAPGHHIAVRALADEGNVDVWGHTASHTKVLVEAEAKSRVARALDEANLKHSVEVPDVLALVEEERAHMQAKRRKKRESEQMDWTSFHDLEDIERFEEWLNSTAGNLVQMATVARTLEGREVRLVRITDPTTPGPKKKIWIEGGIHAREWISPAVTTYLMHQVAVSPEWRDILKVTEWYFVPVANPDGYAYSFSSPRARLWRKNRSQNGPSARCKGVDLNRNWNLKWGVGASGNPCSETFKGKEPFSEPETVGLGRAMQSVRDIDVFITFHSFGQTVLYPWGWTRDPPANVKQLSRLARKFNEGVKAASGGRTEYEIGGSGPLYGLASGASDDWAYGAMQVPFSYTIELPDTGSHGFLLPESEVSRVVFETSSGMHCMIGFLTNIGPCARHAGNRSKSVGFRGFRG